A window of Polaribacter litorisediminis contains these coding sequences:
- a CDS encoding four helix bundle protein yields the protein MISRQLLKSGTSIGANIHEAQNAESKADFIHKMKIAAIELEETKYWLILCEKLKTYPTHLELSKKVNELGLILYKILSTSIKSRK from the coding sequence GTGATTTCTCGTCAATTATTAAAATCAGGAACAAGTATTGGTGCAAATATTCACGAAGCACAAAATGCAGAAAGTAAAGCAGATTTTATTCATAAAATGAAAATTGCAGCCATAGAGTTAGAGGAAACTAAATATTGGTTAATTTTATGTGAAAAATTAAAAACATATCCTACTCATTTAGAGTTGAGTAAAAAGGTAAATGAATTAGGATTGATTTTATATAAAATATTAAGTACAAGTATTAAATCTCGAAAGTAG
- a CDS encoding CoA transferase subunit A produces the protein MINKKVKNVQEALIGVKSGMTFMLGGFGLCGIPENSISELVKLDVREVTCISNNAGVDDFGLGLLLQNKQIKKMISSYVGENDEFERQMLSGELEVELTPQGTLAEKCRAAQAGFPAFYTPAGYGTEVAVGKETREFDGKMHVLEPAFKADFAFVKAWKGDAAGNLIFKGTARNFNANMCGAAAITVAEVEELVPVGALDPNTIHIPGIFVQRIFQGKEYEKRIEQRTVRKRN, from the coding sequence ATGATAAACAAAAAAGTAAAAAACGTTCAAGAAGCCTTAATAGGGGTTAAAAGTGGCATGACTTTTATGTTAGGTGGTTTTGGTTTGTGTGGCATTCCGGAAAACTCAATTTCAGAATTGGTAAAGTTAGATGTTAGGGAGGTTACTTGTATTTCAAACAACGCAGGTGTAGATGACTTCGGTTTGGGTTTATTGCTTCAAAATAAGCAAATTAAAAAAATGATTTCTTCTTATGTTGGTGAAAATGATGAATTTGAGCGTCAAATGTTATCAGGTGAATTGGAAGTAGAATTAACCCCACAAGGTACTTTAGCCGAAAAATGCAGAGCGGCACAAGCAGGATTTCCTGCATTTTACACCCCTGCAGGTTATGGAACCGAGGTAGCAGTAGGAAAAGAGACAAGAGAGTTTGATGGCAAAATGCATGTATTAGAACCTGCATTTAAAGCTGATTTTGCTTTTGTAAAAGCGTGGAAAGGCGATGCTGCTGGAAATTTAATTTTTAAAGGAACTGCAAGGAATTTTAATGCAAATATGTGTGGTGCCGCTGCAATTACCGTTGCCGAGGTAGAAGAATTGGTGCCTGTTGGTGCGTTAGATCCGAATACGATTCATATTCCAGGGATATTTGTGCAGCGCATTTTTCAAGGAAAAGAGTATGAAAAGAGAATTGAGCAACGAACGGTGCGTAAACGCAATTAA
- a CDS encoding penicillin-binding protein 1A produces the protein MTKKVTTSFKKYIIWFWGLILGGSIIIAGLFFMASVGGFGTLPTFEELENPQTNLATEVISSDGVTIGKYAKENRTPVKFKELPENLVNALVATEDERFYQHSGIDFQGTARAILKPGSGGASTITQQLAKMLFTGRASRNIFKRVGQKMKEWVVATKLESQYTKQEIIAMYLNKYDFLNQAVGIRSAARIYFGKEPKDLEVHESAMLVGMLKNSSYFNPLRREALVKQRRNVVLLQMAKNDFITEGEKVNLQQLPLNLSYTPESHSDGYATYFRTHLQKMMRRWVQNNPKPNGEEYDIFSDGLKIYVTIDSRMQKYAEEAVSEHMANLQSYFFKEQKRNSTAPFYDLEKSQVNSIYDRAKKNSERYKRLKIVGKTSKEIDKIFNTKTAMKVFSWKGDKDTVMSPNDSIKYYKHFLRSGLLSIEPQTGHIKAWVGGIDNKHFKYDAVAQQKRQVGSTFKPFVYATAINQLRMSPCDVLPNIRYTIPKGKYGIPEAWTPDNSSNKYGGMLTLKDGLAGSVNTISANLIDKVSPINVVRLAKAAGIRTEIQANPSIALGAVDLSLYEMVSAYSTFANKGLRVSPMIITRIEDKNGTVLKDFVPETQEVLSEESAYVILNLLEGVTQSGSGIRLRSNWTSGGKAVTGFPYEFENPIAGKTGTTQNQSDGWFMGMVPNLATGVWTGGEDRATHFAGIGKGQGATMSLPSWALFMKKCYADTSLNISKEEFEKPEDLSINIDCDKKLGEETEKTIIEEDTDF, from the coding sequence ATGACAAAGAAAGTAACCACAAGTTTTAAGAAATATATAATTTGGTTTTGGGGCCTCATTTTGGGAGGATCTATTATTATAGCGGGTCTTTTTTTTATGGCCTCAGTAGGTGGGTTTGGAACCTTGCCAACTTTTGAAGAATTAGAAAATCCGCAAACCAATTTAGCCACAGAGGTAATTTCTTCAGATGGGGTAACTATTGGTAAATATGCTAAAGAAAATAGAACACCTGTTAAGTTTAAAGAGTTGCCAGAAAATTTAGTAAATGCCCTAGTAGCTACAGAAGACGAACGTTTTTATCAACATTCAGGTATCGATTTTCAAGGAACTGCAAGAGCTATTTTAAAACCAGGAAGTGGAGGGGCAAGTACGATTACGCAACAATTGGCAAAAATGTTGTTTACAGGAAGGGCATCTAGAAATATTTTTAAAAGAGTTGGGCAAAAAATGAAGGAATGGGTTGTTGCTACTAAATTAGAATCGCAATATACCAAACAAGAAATTATTGCGATGTACTTAAATAAATATGATTTTTTAAATCAAGCAGTGGGTATTCGTTCGGCGGCAAGAATTTATTTTGGAAAAGAACCAAAAGATTTAGAGGTTCATGAATCTGCAATGCTTGTAGGAATGCTTAAAAATTCATCTTATTTTAACCCTTTAAGAAGAGAAGCGCTTGTAAAACAAAGAAGAAATGTTGTTTTACTTCAAATGGCAAAAAATGATTTTATTACGGAAGGAGAAAAAGTTAATTTGCAACAATTACCTTTAAACCTTTCATACACTCCAGAAAGTCATAGTGATGGTTATGCTACTTATTTTAGAACACACTTGCAAAAAATGATGCGTAGATGGGTGCAAAACAATCCAAAACCGAATGGAGAAGAATATGATATTTTTAGTGATGGTTTAAAAATTTATGTAACCATAGATTCTAGAATGCAGAAATATGCCGAAGAAGCTGTTTCAGAGCACATGGCAAATTTACAATCGTATTTTTTTAAGGAACAAAAAAGAAATAGCACAGCACCTTTTTATGATTTAGAAAAAAGTCAGGTTAATAGTATTTATGATAGAGCAAAAAAGAACTCAGAAAGATATAAACGTTTAAAAATAGTTGGAAAAACATCCAAAGAAATAGATAAAATTTTCAATACAAAAACAGCAATGAAAGTGTTTTCATGGAAAGGAGATAAAGATACAGTAATGTCTCCAAACGATTCCATTAAGTATTACAAGCATTTTTTACGTTCAGGGTTATTATCTATAGAACCGCAAACCGGCCATATCAAAGCTTGGGTTGGTGGTATAGATAATAAACATTTTAAATATGATGCTGTTGCTCAACAAAAAAGGCAAGTGGGTTCTACCTTTAAACCTTTTGTATATGCAACGGCTATTAATCAGTTAAGGATGTCTCCTTGTGATGTTTTACCGAATATTCGATATACAATTCCGAAAGGAAAATACGGTATTCCTGAAGCATGGACGCCAGATAATTCGAGTAATAAATACGGAGGAATGCTCACCTTAAAAGATGGTTTAGCAGGCTCGGTAAATACAATTTCAGCAAATTTAATAGATAAAGTTTCACCAATAAACGTAGTACGTTTGGCAAAAGCGGCGGGCATTAGAACAGAGATTCAAGCAAATCCTTCAATTGCTCTAGGTGCCGTTGATTTGTCTTTATATGAAATGGTGAGTGCTTATAGTACTTTTGCCAATAAAGGTTTGCGAGTTAGCCCCATGATTATAACCAGAATTGAGGATAAAAACGGAACGGTTTTAAAAGATTTTGTACCTGAAACACAAGAGGTTTTAAGTGAAGAATCTGCTTATGTAATCTTAAATTTATTAGAAGGGGTAACACAATCAGGATCCGGAATTAGATTGCGTTCTAATTGGACTTCAGGAGGAAAGGCAGTTACGGGATTTCCTTACGAATTTGAAAATCCGATTGCTGGTAAAACAGGAACAACTCAAAATCAATCGGATGGCTGGTTTATGGGAATGGTGCCAAATTTAGCAACAGGAGTTTGGACGGGTGGTGAAGATAGAGCCACTCATTTTGCGGGGATTGGAAAAGGTCAAGGAGCAACGATGTCTTTGCCTTCTTGGGCATTATTTATGAAAAAATGTTATGCTGATACATCCTTAAATATTAGTAAAGAGGAGTTTGAGAAGCCAGAGGATTTATCTATAAATATAGATTGTGATAAAAAGTTAGGCGAAGAAACAGAAAAAACAATTATTGAAGAAGATACTGATTTTTAA
- a CDS encoding gliding motility lipoprotein GldH translates to MEIILKKNKNFIFLALCMFCISCADKIEFTKYKSVPSAAWKAHENISFEFDVVDTLQPKNLFIHIRNNREYPFSNLYLITELNFPNGTKVIDTLQYEMTDARGAYLGKGFTDIKENKLFYKEEKVFPESGRYVLNIRHAMRKSGEVNAIPFLEGVQDVGFSIEKIEQK, encoded by the coding sequence ATGGAGATAATCCTCAAGAAAAATAAAAATTTTATTTTTTTGGCATTATGTATGTTTTGTATTTCTTGTGCAGATAAAATAGAGTTTACAAAATATAAATCAGTGCCAAGTGCTGCTTGGAAAGCTCATGAAAATATTTCTTTTGAATTTGATGTAGTAGATACATTACAACCTAAAAATTTATTTATACATATTAGGAATAATAGAGAATACCCTTTTAGTAATTTATACCTAATCACAGAGTTAAATTTTCCGAACGGCACTAAAGTAATCGATACTTTACAGTATGAAATGACGGATGCAAGGGGTGCTTATTTAGGTAAAGGTTTTACAGATATTAAAGAAAATAAATTATTTTATAAAGAAGAAAAAGTATTTCCCGAATCTGGGAGGTATGTGCTAAACATTCGTCATGCCATGAGAAAAAGTGGAGAAGTAAATGCAATTCCTTTTTTAGAGGGTGTGCAAGATGTAGGTTTTAGTATAGAGAAAATAGAACAAAAATGA
- a CDS encoding PSP1 domain-containing protein, translating to MACGSCGTTENGVPKGCKSNGNCGSGSCGSGSEKLAVFDWLSNMSLPSGQERFNIFEVRFKNGRKHFFKNVDNLPIIMGDIIAVEGSPGHDIGTVSLAGELVKVQMKKHKITADHEDIKKIYRKASQRDIDVWQAARAKEEETQRKGREILGRLGLQMKLSDVEYQGDGNKATFYYTADSRVDFRQLIRDLAGAFSIRVEMKQVGARQEAARLGGIGSCGRELCCSTWLTDFRKVSTSAARYQQLSLNPLKLAGQCGKLKCCLNYELDTYLDALKSFPKQDLVLNTEKGEAVYVKMDIFKKHLWYTYKTERFKWFRLTLDQVHEIIELNKNNEKSMSLEDYESDVEIPVKVDFEDASGEDSLTRFDTPKKSKRRNNKNNRKNKPVAVGANEPTQAPQKQQQQKRRRKPNPNQKPNPNLKPKPAPKPNAATKSNVAPRSKVVAKPKAESKPNQPRGAGTVAKKPRRNNRNRNNKKPRNGDNPQEK from the coding sequence ATGGCATGTGGAAGTTGTGGTACAACAGAAAATGGAGTACCAAAAGGTTGTAAGAGTAATGGTAATTGCGGTTCTGGCAGTTGTGGAAGTGGAAGTGAAAAACTAGCAGTTTTTGATTGGCTTTCTAACATGAGTTTACCAAGTGGACAAGAACGTTTTAATATTTTCGAAGTCCGTTTTAAAAACGGAAGAAAACATTTCTTTAAAAATGTAGATAATTTGCCCATCATTATGGGAGATATTATTGCAGTAGAAGGTTCTCCTGGGCACGATATCGGCACGGTTTCTTTGGCGGGAGAATTGGTAAAAGTGCAAATGAAAAAGCATAAAATTACTGCTGATCATGAAGATATAAAGAAAATTTATAGAAAAGCGAGTCAAAGAGATATTGATGTTTGGCAAGCAGCAAGGGCCAAAGAAGAAGAAACACAAAGAAAAGGAAGAGAAATATTAGGACGACTAGGTTTGCAAATGAAACTCTCTGATGTAGAATATCAAGGAGATGGAAACAAAGCTACTTTTTATTATACTGCGGATTCGAGAGTAGATTTTAGGCAATTAATTAGAGATTTAGCAGGTGCTTTTTCTATTCGAGTAGAAATGAAACAAGTAGGAGCAAGACAAGAAGCGGCTAGATTAGGAGGTATTGGTTCTTGTGGTAGAGAATTATGTTGCTCAACTTGGTTAACCGATTTTAGAAAAGTAAGCACTTCGGCAGCGCGTTATCAGCAATTGTCTTTAAATCCTTTAAAATTAGCAGGACAATGTGGAAAGTTAAAATGCTGTTTAAATTATGAGTTGGATACCTATTTAGATGCGTTAAAATCTTTTCCAAAACAAGATCTAGTTTTAAATACAGAAAAAGGCGAAGCTGTTTATGTAAAGATGGATATTTTTAAGAAACATCTTTGGTATACTTATAAAACAGAGCGTTTTAAATGGTTTCGATTAACATTAGATCAGGTGCATGAAATCATTGAATTGAATAAAAATAATGAGAAATCTATGTCGTTAGAGGATTATGAATCTGATGTAGAAATTCCTGTAAAAGTAGATTTTGAAGATGCTAGTGGCGAAGATAGTTTAACTCGTTTTGATACACCAAAGAAAAGTAAAAGAAGAAATAATAAAAATAATAGAAAGAATAAACCCGTTGCTGTTGGAGCGAATGAACCAACACAAGCCCCTCAAAAACAACAACAACAAAAGAGAAGGCGTAAACCGAATCCAAATCAAAAGCCGAATCCGAATTTAAAACCAAAACCAGCACCAAAGCCAAACGCAGCAACAAAATCAAACGTAGCTCCAAGATCAAAAGTAGTTGCCAAACCAAAAGCTGAATCAAAACCAAATCAGCCAAGAGGAGCAGGAACTGTGGCTAAAAAACCAAGAAGAAATAATAGGAACAGAAATAATAAAAAGCCAAGAAATGGAGATAATCCTCAAGAAAAATAA